The following coding sequences are from one Natrarchaeobaculum sulfurireducens window:
- a CDS encoding CHY zinc finger protein → MSDLPVRGVDIDPDTRCIHYHTDRDVVAFRFACCEAYYPCFRCHEAVADHDAIPWPRSRFDEPSVLCGVCETELMVPAYLEAEYRCPACDAAFNPGCGAHADRYFEADG, encoded by the coding sequence GTGTCCGACCTACCTGTCCGCGGCGTCGATATCGATCCTGATACACGGTGTATCCACTACCACACCGACCGCGACGTCGTCGCGTTCAGATTCGCCTGCTGTGAGGCATACTATCCCTGTTTTCGCTGCCACGAGGCGGTGGCCGACCACGACGCCATCCCGTGGCCTCGATCCCGGTTCGACGAGCCCTCGGTCCTGTGCGGCGTCTGTGAGACCGAACTGATGGTGCCGGCGTATCTCGAGGCCGAATACCGCTGTCCCGCCTGTGACGCCGCGTTCAACCCCGGCTGTGGGGCTCATGCCGACCGTTACTTCGAGGCCGACGGCTGA